One segment of Haloplanus natans DSM 17983 DNA contains the following:
- a CDS encoding pentapeptide repeat-containing protein produces MKPVDELVAVRAPASVRELNGPSSPRELLDGVSIPDVEFQDGTDFAGVSLRESDLSGVNIRNGDLRDATVAFSDLTDADFRGGTLTAIDCREATLAEADLRSTDMRNADLFNADVRGALLAQAELSHADLRGVDGSEAVLKKATLQEARMDEATFPRADFREATLADAALPSGDFTDADFADASLDDTVLRGATLERANLQHATMRTAELLAADLKRANLLGADLTEAWLVKADLSHSHLVDATLRHVDLQSATLADARLQESDFTNASLRDATLRNCQARAACFDRATLAGADLADIGLAEATLVGANIERAVLTQADLFDADLRQAWFYGAVLAEARINEATNFGERCAYDPRSRTAGGEDGADPDLAKAAGAYQELEKLCRENALTRRQAYYFVRRKDIHLAQHRAAGRRGRTIAARASRSFTLYGESPWRVLGLMSLVIVGAGLVYPIFGVQSAAGGNTLRYSSEIASSVRALLVSLYFSTLTFTTGFSGFRPLGLGRVVATAETLSGAILLALLVYVFGRRASR; encoded by the coding sequence GTGAAACCCGTCGACGAACTCGTCGCCGTCCGGGCACCTGCGTCGGTACGGGAGCTCAATGGCCCCTCCAGCCCTCGAGAGCTTCTGGATGGCGTCAGTATCCCCGATGTCGAGTTTCAGGATGGGACGGACTTCGCGGGTGTTTCTCTCCGGGAAAGTGATCTTTCAGGAGTTAACATTCGTAATGGCGACTTGCGCGATGCTACCGTCGCATTTAGTGACTTGACTGACGCCGATTTCCGTGGCGGTACACTCACTGCTATTGATTGCCGGGAAGCGACGCTGGCAGAGGCCGATCTTCGCTCGACTGATATGCGTAATGCGGATCTGTTCAACGCCGACGTTCGCGGTGCGCTTCTCGCCCAGGCAGAACTATCACACGCTGATCTGCGAGGCGTCGACGGCTCGGAGGCGGTGCTGAAGAAGGCAACACTGCAAGAGGCACGGATGGACGAAGCGACCTTCCCACGCGCCGACTTTCGAGAGGCCACGCTGGCCGATGCAGCGCTACCGAGTGGTGACTTTACCGACGCAGACTTCGCGGATGCGTCCCTCGACGACACCGTCCTCCGTGGAGCAACGTTGGAGCGAGCGAACCTACAGCACGCGACCATGAGAACCGCCGAACTTCTTGCAGCGGACCTGAAACGAGCAAATCTGCTTGGCGCGGATCTCACCGAGGCGTGGCTCGTCAAGGCCGACCTCTCACACTCTCATCTCGTCGATGCAACACTTCGGCACGTCGATTTGCAGTCCGCAACGCTTGCCGATGCCCGTCTGCAGGAGAGCGATTTCACCAATGCAAGCCTTCGAGACGCCACCCTTCGGAACTGCCAGGCCCGGGCTGCCTGCTTCGACCGAGCTACGTTGGCGGGTGCGGATCTCGCCGATATCGGATTGGCCGAAGCGACGCTGGTGGGGGCAAACATCGAGCGTGCCGTTCTCACACAGGCCGATCTGTTCGATGCTGACCTCCGACAAGCATGGTTCTACGGGGCGGTGCTCGCCGAAGCCCGCATCAACGAAGCGACCAACTTCGGCGAGCGCTGTGCGTACGACCCACGCTCGCGTACGGCCGGTGGGGAGGACGGCGCCGACCCGGACCTCGCCAAAGCCGCTGGCGCGTATCAGGAACTGGAGAAGCTTTGCCGAGAGAATGCCCTTACGCGCAGACAGGCCTACTACTTCGTTCGCAGAAAGGACATTCACCTTGCCCAACACCGGGCAGCTGGACGACGCGGTCGGACCATAGCTGCCCGGGCGTCTCGGTCGTTCACCCTCTACGGCGAGAGTCCGTGGCGTGTCTTGGGATTGATGAGCTTGGTTATCGTCGGTGCCGGCCTCGTTTATCCGATATTTGGGGTTCAATCCGCGGCGGGTGGAAACACGCTCCGGTATTCTTCCGAAATAGCCTCCTCCGTTCGGGCGCTCCTGGTTAGCTTGTATTTCAGCACGCTCACCTTCACGACCGGGTTCAGCGGATTTCGCCCGTTGGGACTCGGGCGAGTGGTAGCGACCGCCGAAACGCTTTCCGGAGCCATTCTGTTGGCGTTGCTGGTTTACGTGTTTGGTCGACGAGCGAGTCGATGA
- a CDS encoding phytoene desaturase family protein encodes MTGLDSESVVVVGAGFGGLSAACHLADAGADVTVIERRDHLGGVAGRIEREGFRFDTGPSWYLMPEVFERFFGRFGRDPSDYYSLTRLDPHYRVCWKDGDSAVVPADRPGQRALFESYESGAGDALDAYLDGAAEAYEVGMEEFVYERRPRLRDWIDPSLLRAARGVTLLGSMDDHVGDYVDHPKLKQVLEYTLVFLGGSPYNTPALYSLMSHVDLDRGVYYPDGGMASVVDGIARLARDLGVTFERGTAVTGIGPTADGMAVRTADGRRTVDRVVSNAPPSYTERELLPAGVGDHDPDYWETRTYGPSAFMLYLGVEGELSELAHHTLVLPTDWRPHFESIFDRPAWPSDPSYYVNVPSRTDDGVAPDGHSTAVVLVPIAPGLDDGAGQRARFRETVLDDLAAHAGVDLRDRIVVEESACVTEFASMGYPQGTALGLAHTLGQTGPFRPDHRSGAVPGLYYTGSFTDPGIGVPMCLISGEHVADAVREDAAASADGGAGSLVPVALRSD; translated from the coding sequence ATGACGGGACTCGACTCCGAATCCGTCGTCGTCGTCGGCGCGGGGTTCGGCGGGCTCTCGGCCGCCTGCCACCTCGCCGACGCCGGGGCCGACGTGACGGTCATCGAGCGACGCGACCACCTCGGCGGCGTCGCCGGGCGCATCGAACGCGAGGGGTTCCGGTTCGACACCGGCCCGTCGTGGTACCTGATGCCCGAGGTCTTCGAGCGCTTCTTCGGGCGCTTCGGGCGCGATCCGTCCGACTACTACTCGCTGACGCGCCTCGATCCTCACTACCGCGTGTGCTGGAAGGACGGCGACAGCGCCGTCGTCCCCGCGGACCGCCCCGGACAGCGCGCGCTCTTCGAGTCCTACGAGTCGGGCGCCGGCGATGCGCTCGACGCCTATCTCGATGGCGCGGCCGAGGCGTACGAGGTGGGGATGGAGGAGTTCGTCTACGAACGCCGACCGCGCCTGCGCGACTGGATCGATCCGAGCCTGTTACGGGCGGCGCGCGGTGTCACCCTCCTCGGATCGATGGACGACCACGTCGGCGACTACGTCGACCACCCGAAGCTCAAGCAGGTACTGGAGTACACGCTCGTCTTCCTCGGCGGGTCGCCGTACAACACGCCCGCGCTCTACTCGCTGATGAGCCACGTCGACCTCGACCGCGGCGTCTACTACCCCGACGGTGGCATGGCGAGCGTCGTCGACGGCATCGCCCGGCTGGCGCGGGACCTCGGCGTCACGTTCGAGCGCGGGACGGCCGTGACGGGTATCGGGCCGACGGCCGACGGGATGGCGGTTCGGACGGCGGACGGCCGGCGGACGGTCGACCGAGTCGTCAGCAACGCCCCGCCGTCGTACACCGAGCGCGAGTTGCTCCCCGCGGGGGTCGGAGACCACGACCCCGACTACTGGGAGACGCGAACCTACGGCCCGTCGGCGTTCATGCTGTATCTCGGCGTCGAGGGTGAGCTGTCGGAGCTGGCCCACCACACACTCGTCCTCCCGACGGACTGGCGCCCGCATTTCGAGTCGATATTCGACCGGCCGGCGTGGCCCAGCGATCCGTCGTACTACGTGAACGTGCCATCGCGCACCGACGACGGCGTCGCGCCCGACGGCCACTCGACGGCCGTCGTCCTCGTGCCCATCGCGCCGGGCCTCGACGACGGTGCGGGACAGCGTGCGCGTTTCCGCGAGACGGTGCTCGACGACTTGGCCGCCCACGCGGGCGTCGACCTCCGCGACCGCATCGTCGTCGAGGAGTCGGCCTGTGTGACCGAGTTCGCCTCGATGGGCTACCCGCAGGGGACGGCGCTCGGACTCGCCCACACTCTCGGACAGACCGGGCCGTTCAGACCCGACCACCGGTCGGGGGCCGTCCCCGGCCTCTATTACACCGGCTCCTTCACCGACCCGGGTATCGGCGTGCCGATGTGTCTCATCAGCGGCGAACACGTCGCCGACGCGGTTCGCGAGGACGCCGCCGCGTCGGCGGACGGTGGCGCCGGGTCGCTCGTTCCTGTGGCGCTTCGCTCCGACTAG
- a CDS encoding Brp/Blh family beta-carotene 15,15'-dioxygenase gives MRSVRTHATTRVGAGAVTLSRAALAGLVCLFTVTRGLGTTVSLRTQAAVYLVGMVALNLPHGGYEHFANLRRRAMEFRGRYVAGYLLLAGAFVGLFLVAPVVGLALAITVAVLKGGGGDLYVLRATTGTGHLRSRPQRLLAVIARGGAVMAVPIVAFPATFHTFSSLMVSMVDPGGLAGVAGYFDVTRPLIGGLYGAAVLAHLGLGFARRPGTGSWAADALETLLLVSYFAVVPVVVAVGLYFPCWYSVRQVARELAVDDAPGHGTDLLGGREASTGTVALRAWGVLVAGALATAAVAVAFWVLVPTPLPGPPRLGAVAFWSVFISVVALPHVVVGNVLDRERGIWHVP, from the coding sequence ATGCGCTCCGTCCGAACCCACGCGACGACGCGCGTCGGCGCGGGGGCGGTGACGCTCTCGCGCGCGGCGCTCGCAGGACTCGTCTGTCTGTTCACCGTGACCCGTGGCCTCGGGACCACCGTGTCGCTTCGGACCCAGGCCGCGGTGTATCTCGTCGGGATGGTGGCGTTGAACCTCCCACACGGCGGCTACGAACACTTCGCGAACCTTCGTCGGCGGGCGATGGAGTTCCGTGGCCGATACGTCGCCGGCTACCTCCTCCTCGCGGGCGCGTTCGTCGGCCTGTTTCTCGTCGCCCCGGTGGTCGGCCTGGCACTGGCCATCACCGTCGCGGTGTTGAAAGGTGGCGGCGGCGACCTGTACGTCCTGCGGGCGACGACGGGGACCGGCCACCTTCGCTCGCGTCCCCAGCGACTGCTCGCCGTCATCGCGCGCGGCGGCGCGGTGATGGCCGTCCCCATCGTCGCGTTCCCGGCGACGTTTCATACGTTCAGCAGCCTGATGGTTTCGATGGTCGATCCCGGCGGTCTCGCGGGGGTCGCGGGCTACTTCGACGTGACGCGGCCGTTGATCGGCGGGCTCTACGGGGCGGCCGTCCTCGCCCACCTCGGCCTCGGCTTCGCCCGCCGGCCGGGCACCGGGTCGTGGGCCGCCGACGCCCTGGAGACGCTGTTGCTCGTGTCCTACTTCGCCGTCGTCCCCGTGGTCGTCGCCGTCGGGCTCTACTTCCCGTGCTGGTACTCCGTCAGGCAGGTGGCGCGGGAACTCGCCGTGGACGATGCGCCGGGCCACGGGACGGATCTGCTCGGCGGCCGCGAGGCCTCGACGGGGACCGTGGCGTTGCGGGCGTGGGGCGTCCTCGTCGCGGGCGCGCTGGCGACGGCCGCCGTCGCAGTCGCCTTCTGGGTGCTCGTCCCGACCCCACTTCCCGGGCCGCCCCGCCTCGGCGCCGTCGCCTTCTGGAGCGTCTTCATCAGCGTCGTTGCCCTCCCCCACGTCGTCGTCGGCAACGTCCTCGACCGGGAGCGGGGCATCTGGCACGTCCCGTAG
- a CDS encoding helix-turn-helix domain-containing protein, with protein sequence MPDGVRAELVVHEPANCPLAALADESDAPVTDVTWATGENATAEEFRVASDDTEAAAALDAVTPVVDVGEERVYRFERDSDTTCACELVESLGSPVADVRLDDGTLVLTLHLESVDRLRTVVGELSDAAERVELNYLVHTGTAAVDDGDPTVVDRNRLTDRQRDVVRTAHRMGYFSYPREANATAVADELGIGPSTFAEHLAAAQRTLLDDLLRE encoded by the coding sequence ATGCCAGACGGCGTCCGCGCGGAACTGGTGGTCCACGAACCGGCGAACTGCCCGCTCGCAGCGCTCGCCGACGAGAGCGACGCCCCCGTGACCGACGTGACGTGGGCGACGGGGGAGAACGCCACGGCCGAGGAGTTCCGGGTCGCGAGCGACGACACCGAGGCGGCCGCGGCCCTCGACGCCGTCACGCCCGTCGTCGATGTCGGCGAGGAGCGCGTCTATCGCTTCGAACGCGACTCCGACACCACCTGTGCCTGCGAACTCGTCGAATCGCTCGGCTCGCCCGTCGCGGACGTTCGGCTCGACGACGGCACGCTCGTCCTCACGCTCCATCTCGAAAGCGTCGACCGCCTGCGGACGGTGGTCGGCGAACTCTCCGACGCCGCCGAACGGGTGGAACTCAACTATCTCGTCCACACGGGGACGGCCGCGGTCGACGACGGCGATCCGACGGTCGTCGACCGGAACCGCCTTACCGACCGACAGCGCGATGTCGTCCGAACGGCTCACCGTATGGGCTATTTTTCGTATCCGCGCGAGGCCAACGCGACGGCCGTCGCCGACGAACTCGGGATCGGTCCCTCGACGTTCGCCGAACATCTCGCGGCCGCCCAGCGCACCCTCCTTGACGACCTGCTTCGCGAGTGA
- a CDS encoding bacteriorhodopsin: MPTPPLTRGLDVLLQATQADALSAVRSDPLLSSSLWINVALAGLSILLFVYMGRNVTSERAKLVWGATLMIPLVSISSYLALLSGLTVGFIEMPAGHALAGQEVMSQWGRYLTWTLSTPMILLALGLVADVDTGSLLTVIAADIAMCVTGLAAALTTSSYLFRWAFYAVSCTFFLVVLYALLTEWAASATAAGTDEIFGTLRALTVVLWLGYPIIWAVGVEGLALVGSVGLTSWGYSILDVFAKYVFSFLLLRWVAANEGVVSATRGALGGTAPGDD, from the coding sequence ATGCCCACTCCACCGCTCACACGTGGACTCGACGTACTGCTTCAAGCCACTCAGGCCGACGCCCTGTCGGCGGTACGGAGTGACCCGCTGCTCAGTTCGTCGCTGTGGATCAACGTCGCGCTGGCCGGCCTCTCGATTCTCCTCTTCGTCTACATGGGCCGGAACGTGACGAGCGAGCGCGCCAAGCTGGTCTGGGGGGCGACGCTCATGATCCCGCTGGTCTCCATCTCGAGCTATCTGGCGCTGCTCTCCGGGCTGACGGTCGGCTTCATCGAGATGCCGGCGGGGCACGCCCTCGCCGGCCAGGAAGTGATGAGCCAGTGGGGTCGGTATCTGACGTGGACGCTGTCGACGCCGATGATCCTCCTCGCGCTCGGGCTAGTCGCCGACGTGGATACGGGAAGCCTGCTCACCGTCATCGCCGCGGACATCGCCATGTGCGTGACCGGGCTCGCAGCGGCGCTGACGACCTCCTCGTATCTGTTCCGCTGGGCCTTCTACGCCGTCAGCTGCACGTTCTTCCTCGTCGTCCTCTACGCGCTGTTGACGGAGTGGGCGGCGTCGGCGACGGCCGCGGGCACCGACGAGATTTTCGGAACGCTCCGGGCGCTGACAGTCGTGCTCTGGCTCGGCTACCCGATCATCTGGGCCGTCGGCGTCGAGGGCCTCGCGCTCGTGGGGTCGGTCGGGCTCACGTCGTGGGGCTACTCCATTCTCGACGTGTTCGCGAAGTACGTGTTCTCGTTCCTGCTCCTGCGGTGGGTCGCGGCGAACGAGGGCGTCGTCTCGGCGACGCGGGGCGCACTGGGAGGGACCGCCCCGGGGGACGACTGA